Genomic segment of Rhodococcus rhodochrous:
ACCGGTGCTGGCGCGACCTGACCTGTCTGTACTACCACCACGAAACCCAGCCGATGCCCGGCCCGCTCAGCCGGTACTTCCACCTGATCCCGCGGCCGCTGCACAAGGTGGAGGTGGCGGGTAACCATTTCACCCAGCTCGTCGTGCCGTTCGGGTTGTTCCTGCCGCAGCCGGTCGCCGGGATCGCCGCACTGATCATGATCGTCACGCAGTTGTGGCTGGTGACGAGCGGCAATTTCGCGTGGCTCAACTGGATCACCATCGTCATCGCGTTGTCGGTGGTGCCCGACAGTTTCTACGGGTTGCTGATCGACTCCACCACGACCTACGGTCCGACACCGATCGCGTTCACCGTCGTCGTGGTGGCGCTGACCGTGCTGGTCGCGGTGCTCAGCTACTGGCCGGTGGCGAACATGATGTCGCATCGGCAGGCGATGAACGCCTCGTTCAACAAGTGGCACTTCGTGAACACCTACGGCGCGTTCGGCACCGTCACACGCACCCGGCGGGAAGTGATCGTCGAAGGCACCACCGATGCGGTGGTGACACCGGCGACGGAGTGGCGCGAGTACGAGTTCAAGGGCAAACCGGGCGACGTGTACCGCAGGCCTCGTCAGTACGCGCCGTACCACCTGCGTCTGGACTGGTTGATGTGGTTCGCGGGGATCTCGCGCGACTACGCCGCGGGATGGTTCCCGCGGTTCGCGGGAAAACTGCTGGAGAACGATCCGGCCACCGTGAAACTGCTCCGGCACAACCCGTTCCCGGACGAACCGCCCCGTCTGGTGCGGGCCCGCCTGTTTCGCTACCGCTTCGCGACGCACGCCGAGCGACGCGCGACGGGCCAGTGGTGGATGCGGGACGAGATCGGCGATTTCATGATGCCGATGGCGCGGGACGACCTGCCCTGACCACCCCGAGCACCGCCGCGATCACCAGACTTCGCCGCCGGTCGCCGACACGGTGAATCCGTGGGCGTCCGTCTCGCACGTGACACCGGTCTTCTCGTCGACGGTGCACGTGAACGGATCGACGGTGAGAGTGCTGCCGTGCGGCAGCGTCTTCGGGGCACCCCCGAAATCCGTGAACGCGATGTCGCCGATGCTGACCCACTCTCCGGGACCGTCGCCTTCGAGCATCAGGGCGTTCGCGGGCACCAGCACGTCGGGCGCGCCGCTGCCGGGGACCCGGGGTGCACTCGTCGGCATCGTGCCCTGGCAGCCTGTCAGGGGAGCGGTGTGGACGAGGATGGCGCATCCGAACTGCCCGCCCGGCGACGCGAAGTAGTACACGCCTTCGCTGGTCGCGGC
This window contains:
- a CDS encoding lipase maturation factor family protein; the protein is MDWLDADGYTIGRLLVTRGLAALYAVAFLAALLQFRALIGERGILPAPRFLSLTSFRQSPSLFHWRYSDGLFTAVAAVGLVLSVVTMLGVTEQLPLVVCMLVWFVMWLLYLSIVNVGQVWYSFGWESLLLEAGVLAIFLGNADTAPPLLVLILLRWLLFRLEFGAGLIKMRGDRCWRDLTCLYYHHETQPMPGPLSRYFHLIPRPLHKVEVAGNHFTQLVVPFGLFLPQPVAGIAALIMIVTQLWLVTSGNFAWLNWITIVIALSVVPDSFYGLLIDSTTTYGPTPIAFTVVVVALTVLVAVLSYWPVANMMSHRQAMNASFNKWHFVNTYGAFGTVTRTRREVIVEGTTDAVVTPATEWREYEFKGKPGDVYRRPRQYAPYHLRLDWLMWFAGISRDYAAGWFPRFAGKLLENDPATVKLLRHNPFPDEPPRLVRARLFRYRFATHAERRATGQWWMRDEIGDFMMPMARDDLP